The Solanum lycopersicum chromosome 6, SLM_r2.1 genome has a window encoding:
- the LOC101262626 gene encoding metal tolerance protein C4 isoform X1, which yields MPTRGVLSALRCYRHRYQGSYSLSAALDKFDFGAFHTCSSEIKEETKPHFDAYHRFQCNPYSNFSGGQGPSFALRSIFSVNSSLNVVSSSISRNSSHLFLSRGLITRPKKLKTIEVVDDPGQRAVTTALWCNFLVFSLKFGVWFVSSSHVMLAEVVHSVADFANQALLAYGLSSSRRAPDAIHPYGYSKERFVWSLISAVGIFCLGCGATIVHGVQNLWTTEQPTNIGYAALVIGGSFIIEGISLVVAIQSVRKGAAAEGMTVRDYIWRGHDPTAVAVMTEDGAAVTGLAIAAASLVAVNATGNPIYDPIGSIIVGNLLGMVAIFLIQRNRHALIGRAIDDNDMDRVLQFLKNDPVVDSIYDCKSEVIGPGFFRFKAEIDFNGVVLVQNYLERAGREEWAKQFREASEQKDDAALLKMMSIYGEEVVTALGSEVDRLEKEIQEIVPGIRHVDIEAHNPIVPTP from the exons ATGCCTACCCGTGGTGTTCTCTCTGCTCTTCGCTGCTATCGTCATCGTTATCAAGGATCTTATTCCCTCTCTGCAGCTCTCGATAAATTTGACTTTGGCGCTTTTCACACTTGCTCATCCGAAATCAAAGAAGAAACTAAACCTCATTTCGATGCTTATCATAGATTTCAATGCAATCCATATTCAAATTTCAGTGGAGGTCAGGGGCCTTCATTCGCATTGCGCAGTATATTCTCGGTTAATTCTTCGCTAAATGTGGTATCGTCTTCAATTTCCAGAAATAGTAGTCACCTGTTCCTCAGCCGCG GGTTGATTACCAGACCAAAGAAGTTAAAGACAATAGAAGTGGTGGATGATCCTGG CCAGCGAGCAGTCACAACAGCTTTATGGTgcaattttcttgttttttcccTGAAGTTTGGGGTCTGGTTTGTCAGTTCCAGCCATGTCATGCTGGCTGAAGTTGTGCATTCAGTTGCGGATTTCGCAAATCAG GCGCTTCTTGCTTATGGTTTAAGTAGCTCCAGACGTGCACCAGATGCTATCCACCC ATACGGCTACTCCAAGGAAAGATTTGTCTGGTCTTTGATATCTGCTGTTGGTATCTTTTGTCTTGGCTGTGGTGCTACTATAGTTCACGGAGTACAAAACTTGTGGACTACTGAG CAACCTACAAATATTGGATATGCAGCACTGGTGATTGGTGGCTCATTCATTATAGagg GTATTTCTCTCGTTGTGGCTATTCAATCTGTCAGAAAAGGAGCTGCTGCTGAAGGAATGACAGTGAGAGATTACATTTGGCGTGGTCATGATCCTACAGCTGTAGCTGTCATGACAGAG GATGGTGCTGCTGTTACAGGTCTAGCCATTGCTGCCGCATCATTGGTTGCTGTAAATGCCACTGGAAATCCAATTTATGATCCCATTGGTTCGATTATAGTGGGCAATCTTCTAGGAATG GTTGCTATATTTCTGATTCAGAGAAATCGACATGCTTTGATTGGTAGAGCAATTGATGACAATGACATGGACAGGGTTCTTCAGTTCCTGAAAAATGATCCA GTTGTTGATTCCATTTATGATTGCAAAAGTGAGGTGATTGGGCCTGGGTTCTTTAGGTTTAAGGCTGAGATAG ACTTCAATGGCGTAGTGCTGGTTCAAAATTATCTAGAGAGAGCTGGACGTGAAGAGTGGGCTAAACAG TTTCGAGAGGCTTCAGAGCAGAAGGATGATGCAGCTTTACTGAAAATGATGTCAATCTACG GTGAGGAAGTTGTCACAGCACTAGGGAGTGAAGTTGATAGGCTAGAAAAAGAAATCCAGGAAATAGTTCCAGGCATTAGGCATGTGGACATTGAAGCCCATAATCCAATTGTGCCAACCCCATGA
- the LOC101262626 gene encoding metal tolerance protein C4 isoform X2, with product MWYRLQFPEIVVTCSSAAKIALSGLITRPKKLKTIEVVDDPGQRAVTTALWCNFLVFSLKFGVWFVSSSHVMLAEVVHSVADFANQALLAYGLSSSRRAPDAIHPYGYSKERFVWSLISAVGIFCLGCGATIVHGVQNLWTTEQPTNIGYAALVIGGSFIIEGISLVVAIQSVRKGAAAEGMTVRDYIWRGHDPTAVAVMTEDGAAVTGLAIAAASLVAVNATGNPIYDPIGSIIVGNLLGMVAIFLIQRNRHALIGRAIDDNDMDRVLQFLKNDPVVDSIYDCKSEVIGPGFFRFKAEIDFNGVVLVQNYLERAGREEWAKQFREASEQKDDAALLKMMSIYGEEVVTALGSEVDRLEKEIQEIVPGIRHVDIEAHNPIVPTP from the exons ATGTGGTATCGTCTTCAATTTCCAGAAATAGTAGTCACCTGTTCCTCAGCCGCG AAAATTGCTCTTTCAGGGTTGATTACCAGACCAAAGAAGTTAAAGACAATAGAAGTGGTGGATGATCCTGG CCAGCGAGCAGTCACAACAGCTTTATGGTgcaattttcttgttttttcccTGAAGTTTGGGGTCTGGTTTGTCAGTTCCAGCCATGTCATGCTGGCTGAAGTTGTGCATTCAGTTGCGGATTTCGCAAATCAG GCGCTTCTTGCTTATGGTTTAAGTAGCTCCAGACGTGCACCAGATGCTATCCACCC ATACGGCTACTCCAAGGAAAGATTTGTCTGGTCTTTGATATCTGCTGTTGGTATCTTTTGTCTTGGCTGTGGTGCTACTATAGTTCACGGAGTACAAAACTTGTGGACTACTGAG CAACCTACAAATATTGGATATGCAGCACTGGTGATTGGTGGCTCATTCATTATAGagg GTATTTCTCTCGTTGTGGCTATTCAATCTGTCAGAAAAGGAGCTGCTGCTGAAGGAATGACAGTGAGAGATTACATTTGGCGTGGTCATGATCCTACAGCTGTAGCTGTCATGACAGAG GATGGTGCTGCTGTTACAGGTCTAGCCATTGCTGCCGCATCATTGGTTGCTGTAAATGCCACTGGAAATCCAATTTATGATCCCATTGGTTCGATTATAGTGGGCAATCTTCTAGGAATG GTTGCTATATTTCTGATTCAGAGAAATCGACATGCTTTGATTGGTAGAGCAATTGATGACAATGACATGGACAGGGTTCTTCAGTTCCTGAAAAATGATCCA GTTGTTGATTCCATTTATGATTGCAAAAGTGAGGTGATTGGGCCTGGGTTCTTTAGGTTTAAGGCTGAGATAG ACTTCAATGGCGTAGTGCTGGTTCAAAATTATCTAGAGAGAGCTGGACGTGAAGAGTGGGCTAAACAG TTTCGAGAGGCTTCAGAGCAGAAGGATGATGCAGCTTTACTGAAAATGATGTCAATCTACG GTGAGGAAGTTGTCACAGCACTAGGGAGTGAAGTTGATAGGCTAGAAAAAGAAATCCAGGAAATAGTTCCAGGCATTAGGCATGTGGACATTGAAGCCCATAATCCAATTGTGCCAACCCCATGA